The nucleotide sequence GCCGCGCGGCGAACGTCGAGAGGCCGGCGTCGGCCGCCCGCTCGACCACCGCGTCGAGTTCGGCCTCGCCCGTCGGCACGGGGTCGGGACCGACGCTCGCCGCCGGCACGCCGTCGTCGGCGTCGGTGAACGCCCGCGTCTCGGGCGGCCGGTCGGCGTACCGGCCGATGGCGCCCTCCTCGGCCGCCGCGTCCTCGGGACCCAGCGCCCGCAACTCCATCCAGTTCTGGAGCGCCTCCGCGAGCGCCGACCGCGCCGCCGCCCCGGCGTCCAGGTCGGCGGCCGAACCCAGGGCGAAGCGGGGCCACGCCCCCTCGCGGTGGACCGCGACGGCGACGACGGGCACGTCGACGTCGCCGGTGACCAGGACCGGCGACACCGACAGCCGTTCCGCGCGGGCGCGGTCGGCGAGCGCCGCGAACCCCTCGTCGTCGACGGCGAGCCCCAGCGGTTCGTACGTCGAGTACCACGCGCACATCGTCGCGTCACGCTCGATCACCTCGTAGAGCCCCGAGCGAAGCGCCTCGGCGCCGCTGCTGCCGAGTCCCAGCCCCGTGGTGATCGGCGGACGGTGTCGCTCCGTGGGCGGCGGGTAGTGGACGAACTCGGCTGGCAGGGAGACGGCCTCGCCGGTCCGCAGGTCCGTCCCCGGCACCCAGGGAATCGGGGCGTCGGGGTCGACCGTCGCGTCGTCGGGGCGGACGAACGCCGCCGGCGAGACGCCGTCCGCCCGGGCCGCGGGGGGCGCCGTCTCGAACGACGCCTCCCGGTAGGTTCCGGCACAGTAACGCTCCAGTCCCTCGCCGAGGGCCTTCATGAAGGCGTGGTCCCAGTCGTCGTCGACGCCGGCGGCGTAGGCCGCCGCGCGGGCGTCGCTGTAAACGGTCGTGTCGGCCGTCGCGGCGATGTAGTACGGTGCGGGGAACGACTCGCGCTCGCCGATCCGAGTGAGTAGGCCGACCCGGTCGTCGACGGCCCGCTCCGCCCGAGCGAGGGCGTCGTCGAGGGCCACGTCCCGGAATTCCGTCCGGAGGGTCCGGTCACGGTCGTCCGGCTCGGGCACGGCGAACAGACGCCGCTCGTCGCCGGGTACCTCGACGACCGTGCCCGCGAGGTCGGCCCCGGCGAGCAGGGAGACGGCGCGGCGGCCGGCGACCGCGCCGGCGAGGCGGACGGCGCTCCGATCCCCCGAGGGCGTGCCGTCGGCCCCGTCGTCGGCGTCGGCGGTCGACGCCACCCGGGCCCGCAGGTCGCGGTAGCCGACGCCGTCCGCGAGGACCGTCACCGCGGCGTCGAGGTCGGGGACGGCCCGGCCGCCGAGGCCGCCGATCTCGACGGCCAGCCAGTCGGTCGCCGCGTCGTCGGCCGTCCCGAACGCCGGGGCGCCCGTGGGCGCGATCACGACGCCCAGGGGGTAGGCCCCGAGTTCGTCGGGCGTCGTCGCCGTCGCCGTCGCGTCGATGTCGTCGAGGGCGGCCCGGACCGATTCGGCGGCCGGGCCGCTTCCCGCGATGCCGATCTGCATGGGACGGCCGAGGCCCCCCGGCGGCAAAAGTGATCGGGAGTCGGCCGGGTCGGGAGGGCGGCGGGCCCGACCGGCCCCGTCAGGCGGAGTGGTTG is from Haloplanus salinarum and encodes:
- a CDS encoding YcaO-like family protein, with the translated sequence MQIGIAGSGPAAESVRAALDDIDATATATTPDELGAYPLGVVIAPTGAPAFGTADDAATDWLAVEIGGLGGRAVPDLDAAVTVLADGVGYRDLRARVASTADADDGADGTPSGDRSAVRLAGAVAGRRAVSLLAGADLAGTVVEVPGDERRLFAVPEPDDRDRTLRTEFRDVALDDALARAERAVDDRVGLLTRIGERESFPAPYYIAATADTTVYSDARAAAYAAGVDDDWDHAFMKALGEGLERYCAGTYREASFETAPPAARADGVSPAAFVRPDDATVDPDAPIPWVPGTDLRTGEAVSLPAEFVHYPPPTERHRPPITTGLGLGSSGAEALRSGLYEVIERDATMCAWYSTYEPLGLAVDDEGFAALADRARAERLSVSPVLVTGDVDVPVVAVAVHREGAWPRFALGSAADLDAGAAARSALAEALQNWMELRALGPEDAAAEEGAIGRYADRPPETRAFTDADDGVPAASVGPDPVPTGEAELDAVVERAADAGLSTFAARLTTPDVAALGFEAVRVLSPEAQPLFVDDPYFGDRAETVPRDLGYEPRLDRPFHPYP